CCGATTCTAATTTCTAACTCGGTTTGTTCACCGATCGGTCGATCGATCCCCCTGTTCCTTCTCAATGTTTTCATCGCGCGCGATGCATGCTGTTCGATTACAGACAGCCACGGCGGTGGCGGTCCGGCACAGAGCGTGGGGAATCCGGTCATGCCCTCGCTCTCGCCTGCAACGCCCCCACcgcccgcgacggcggcggccgactCCGCTGATGAGTTGAGGCGCCAGGCGGAGAAGGCGAGGATCAGGGAGCGGATCctgcgggaggaggcggagcagtgggagctggagctggaggttAGGCGCGAGATCAGGGAGCAGCTGCTCCGCCTCTCGTGGCCCGCGCTCGGGAGCTCGGCGGCGGGATCGGGAgcgccggtggcgccgccgccggcgaggattGTCACCGGCAACGCATCTCTGCCTGTTGCCGCGCGTGAGGTACGGCTGTCTTTCCGCCTTTTTCTGTTTGGTAATTTACGTGTTTGTCCATCTTGGTCGGCCTCACGTTTTCTACGTCCCATCAAATCTTTTCTGCTGAGCACTAGCTGCAGCCATCATTGCTGCATTACTTTCTGCTGCATCTTTCGAGCAATCATGTGTCATTTGATCGTCTTCTGTGTTAGATTTTTCACCTGAGCGAATGGCAAATCCAGTTACCTATCAAATTGCACTGTTTTTTTTCCAGATAATGAAATCTTTAGATCATGCTGTAGATCTGATATTTGGTAGAAATTTCATTTCAAATGTGGGTTGCTGCATAATATTTTGGATCATTGAGTTGATTCTTGATTCCATAGGCCAGGAGTCTACAGCACTGCTTTTGTTTTGTCGGCATCCAACATGTGTCATGTGAGACTCCTTAGCTTGCTTTGATGGATATGAGTATATGACTGATCCCACTCAAATAATGGTTTCGAAAAGGACAAGTGCTAATATACGACAACAAAGATATAACTCATGCTACGAATAGTCCAATTAGCGAAACAACTTTTTGTGTACCACTAGCTGAACTCCAATCATTGTTGTATGTGCTAATAAAAACCACGCCAATAATGTAAACAAATCGAACTATGACTTGGAGACATGTATGTCGCCACCATATTAAAGTAGCATGCTTTTATGCTACCAAAGTTTGATTGTTTGTTGCAGTAAGTGCCTGGGACGTTTGGatactaggggctaaactttagccctgtcacatcggatgttcaacTACtgattaggaggactaaacataagttaattataaaactaattgcagaacccctgtgctaaatcgcgagatgaatctattaagcctaattaatccatcattagcgaatggttactgtagcaccacattgtcaaatcatggactaattaggcttaatagattcatctcgcgatttagcctagaggttgtgtaattagttttgtaattagtctaggtttaatactcctaattagtgtcaaacattcgatgtgacgggggctaaaatttagccccctcctcccaaacacccccaagtgTGCTACCGTAGAGCACATTTTGCATAAGTTTTCTTACAGCTCTACTCACTAATTAACCAAGGCCATCATTGACAAAGCCCCACACTTAGCCATCGTTTGTTTTTACACAGCTATTTTTATCCTTTTCTAGAAAAGaacttttttgttttcttcaaattTTCTAAATCCCCCCCGTTTTCAAGGTAGGTACTTTTCTAGCAAGACTTTAGTCACTGGtagagcctttagtcccggttggtaaggtgcaaatctcccgaaaatccatccgggataaaccaatcgggactaaaggggggtccTTTTGttccgggtcactcaaccgggacaaaagaccccccttttatcccggttggtaataccaaccgggataccaaccgggataaaacgggtcaccacggcaggcgctgcaaaaaaaaaaatcccaggctcccaggaggccccccacatGCGCACGCCACAAATCACAAGTCACgcaatttttcacgcgaaatatgcaaccgggataaaagaccccattttatcccggtttgtattacaaactaggataaaagggttcgagggatttactcctctttcagccaccccgttggggacccttttatcccggtttgaaacactaaccgggataaaagacccccttttatcccggttggtatgaTAAACCGGGATAATAAAAGGGGGggcttttatcctggttggtgtttcaaaccgggataaaaggcctctcagggtcttttttttccactagcctttgcaaccaggataaaaggtcccggttggtgagcccccactagtgaccgagctttaatcccagttggtgaaccttttatcccgggccaactttaaaccgggacaaaatggggcatatggaaggtgaattctctacTAATGAGTTGAAACTTATGATTTGTCATAACTTGGTCTCAAATATGTTACCAAAATATGAAACTGGACTGAGACAAGTGCTACACTTGCTTATCATACTTGAATGCTGATTGAAACTTGCTCGAAACATGCACGGTTTCCTCCTGAAGTATGCTTGGAATGTTAAAATTCATGCCAACTTTGTTGTTTGGATGTTTAAAACACGAACCATAAGTGAAGCTTCTATATAACATACCAAATATGTTGTTCCTGAAATTACTTCGAATGATAAACTCTCGTGTAGAAGTATCCTTGTAAATTATTTCTCATAAATAATCCCTTTTAGTCAGTTGCCATAGGTGTTCCTCCCTTTTCTATGACTGCAAAATTTGTCTATTTTATTTCGGCAAAATGGGCGTTTTGATCCCTTAACTTTTGCTTTTTGTCAAACTCATTCTTGTGCTAATGTGGGGCTCCATTTTGGCATGCGACTAATATGAAAAGTTCTTTTTGCctttggctccttcttcctctcctcaatTTCCGTGGTTAAGTAcaataagggcctgtttgtttgagcttcatagcagcttctcaGCTTGAACAGTATGATCCAAACTGTTTATACATATTTGCTGAGAGAGTATGAATACATATATGGAGCCTATATATTGTACCATGAGTATATGAGCACATGCTGATTGTAGAGTATGCATACATATATTGAGTTGTATATATACCAAAAAGTATGAGTACATAAATTTTCATATTGAATTTGTATGAGCACATGCATGACTTTAAAGACTATCACTACATACATTTTTAGAAACCATATTATGTGTTAGTTAACAAATATATTTTTGCGTGTATATATCAAGGGGAATATGAGCACATACATGTTTGGCCTACATGTGTCAAGGGCAAAAAGCACTTGTCGCCTTAGTTTCATGCCAACAAATTGCACTGTATTGGCACAAGGGCGAGTTTGACCTAAAAACGGAAGTTGAGGGACCAATTAAAATTGAGCGAAACTTGGACCTCATGTCAAACATAAGGGACAAAAATGtctatttttccttttatttcatATATGGTTTGTTGGATCAGGGATGCTTAAAACTGATAACAACAGTATTTCGGTATGCACAAAAAATTGGATAACCAGTTTGTCATATTGTAGACTTTGCGGTATATGATGCCAATGGCAAAACTGGTACACATTTCAATTGTCTAACAAAAAGACACCTACAGTCTTGAAATTTTAATAGTAAACTTTGACAGGAATTGCTCTTTGATAAGAATACCCACGGCATGTTTGTTCATTTTTTTAACTCCTATTATGTTGACTGAAAAGCTATTATGTTGTTTATTTAAACTAAAAACTAACCAAATTTAATGTGTCTTGTTAGTGTATTGAACCTTTTTAATATTCAAATACATGGAACTTTCTTTTGTATACATAACATATAATCATGGGTTTGATGATCAAGACAATATATATTGCTGTGAAAATTGGACTTCATAGGTACTTCTGTTTTTTGCTCATTGAGAAATTTACTCTTGAAGAAATTGATTGTGATAATCTCATGCGCAGGCCCATCCTGAAGCAAACGTAGCAGCCACCTCACGGGTCAAGCGGAAGAGCCCTGATCATGCGGCAGCGTCCACAGTATCAGCAGCAACAAGGAGCAAGAAGCAGAAGATCACCTTAACCTGCATGGTGTGTGGCATCTCGACAAACAGCGAGAAGGCCATGCAGGACCATGTCAATGGGAAGGTGCACAAGAGGAAGGCCACAGCACTTTTGGAGCTGCCAAAGCCAATGACAGAACCAGAGCCTGAGGCAGGGCACGAGGCAAGGGACGGAGAGTTGGCTCAATCGGGGGACTACACACCAACTAAGCTCACAATGCTAACGAACACAGGAGCGCTGAACGAGGTGATGCAGATGGACGGGTATCTTCTCTGTGAGGTGTGCAACGTGAGGACAGCCGATCGTGTCACCATGATGTGCCACCTCGAAGGGAGCAAACACATATCCAAGGGCCAGAATAAGGGTCAAGCGTCCAGCAAGCCACCAGACCAGGCTGCAAAGGAGGGCGTGAAAGGCTTGTCTGTGCCAGAAGCTGACACATCAGCTGTTGCCACTGCTGATCCTGAAACGCTGGTTCTGGAGTTGTATGGTGTGTCACACACCGTGCGGATGTTGCAAGGCTTCCTGCTGTGTGAGCTGTGCAATGTGAAGGCCCCATCGATGAATGGAATTCGGCACCATCTGTTAGGGAAGAAGCACAAGAATAAGGCAAATGCTAGCTCTGATGTCTCTGCCAACGTCTCCACAGGTGGAAATGCGGCAGCAAAAGTACAACTGATGGACAATGACACAGCTGTCATCGCTGCCATGGCAGTTCAGGTGGAAGCACCATTGGCGAAGTCAGTGGAAGCAAAGGTTGGTGATGATAGTGAGCTGCAAGTAACAACTATGGCTTCCACAAAAGAAGACGCTGCCACTGGGGACAGTACCGAGACTCATGGAGATAAAGAGATGAAGGCCAGTGCAAGTGCTGCTGTGGCTGAGGAAAATAATTTCTGTCGTTTTGACTCTCTGACCATGGAAGTAGATAATGTATGCCATCCTATACAGCGGGTGGATGGCTTCCTCGTCTGCCCTTGCTGCAACGCTAAGGCACCATCTGAGATCATCATGCGGTCGCACCTTACTGGGAAGAAGCACAAGCACAAGATGAGACTTGCTGTACgaaacaacaagaaggatgCATCTGTCCTTTCCACCGGGGGTGATGAGGTGCTAGGAAAGAGCTCAAAGTCCATGGAAGCCAATGTAGAGGCAGAATCAGCACCACCGATAGTGACACAAGCAAAAAACGCTGCTGCCATGGCACCCATGGGAGTAGATAGTCCAGCTGAGGTTAAAGGCATTGAACCTGCGGAGGATGGCGAGATTACTCAGGTGCAAAGCAACAGCTCAAATTCAGTGAAAGCTGGTGAAAAGGCAGAACCAGTGCCGCCATTAGCAGTGCTACAAGTAAAAAATGCTGCTGCCATGGTACCCATGGAAGTAGATGATCTGGCAGAAGTTCAGCCTCGCATTGAACCTGCAGAGGATGGTGAGATTACTCGGGTGCAAAACAACACCTCAAAGTCAATGAAAGCTGATGAAGAGGCAGAATCAGAACCGTCAATGGCAGCACCAACAGTGAAAAACATTCCAGCCATGGCGCCCATGGAAGTAGATGGACCGGCAGAAGTTCAACCTTACGTTGAACGTATAGAGGATGGCGAGATTACTGAGGAAGCTGTAGGAGAGCACTCAGCTGACAGAGCGAATGGCTCTGTGGCCCAAGCGAAGGAATCCGTGGAGACCAATGACAATGCTGCGCCTGGTAAGACAATCAAGATCCAGGTGGAGGGCAAGGTGTTCACCGTGCTGCAGCAACAGAATGGCGGGCTCTCGTGCCAGACGTGCGGCGTGCACGGCTGCAATAAGGACGGCATGATTCTGCACCTCTACACTCGGATGCACTGGGACAAGGCCAATCTTGCACAAAAGGAGAAAGAGGCTGCTGCAACAGCGGTGGACGACAAGGACGGCAATGGCGGTAGTGCGGCTGGTGAGTGCTCAGGTGGAGCACTAACGACAACAGTGTGATCATCTGAGCAGTTCGTTGTTTGCTTTTTCGGGTTGCTGTATTATCTGTTCATGTGCAACAACCAAGTCATGAATACTAAACTTTTTGGGCAATTATTTTCTGTTACAGTATATCTGTTAAAATGGACACATTAACTTTCAAAAACACCATCTACATATATCCGCAGAATAATTTTGATATACGCGGAACTCTAAAAATTTCCAACCCGTGCATGGCTTGGCTCCCACCTAGGCGAGAAATCATGGTCGTGGAGGCATGCAGCAGAGGGGAAAGGAGGCAGCGGAGAACTTAGGAAAATTAAGTGTCTAGTTTTTGAGGTCTTTTAACAGAACCGACAGTGACGGATAGCACTATGGTTTGTGATAAAGACCATCAGTAAAAAGGATTTATCTCACAAAGTCTGCGTCAATATATCACTGAAGATTTTTAGTGGAGTGGCAAACTGATATAAATAAGTTGAATGGCATCGTTTAAAGTGTTCAAGCACAACCGACTATGTTAATTTTTAAGTTTATAGATATCTATAACAAGTGAATCGTTACGTTCAAGTACAGGATATAAGGATAATAAGGAAAATTGTGGAGTGGCAAACTGATATAAATAAGTTGAATAGCATCGTTTAAAGTGTTCAAGCACGACCGACTATGTTAATTTTTAAGTTTATAGATATCTATAACAAGTGAACCTTCAAGTATAGGATACAAGGATAACAAGGAAAAACTTATTTTGGAATTATATGTCAAAATCACATTGCTGTCCCTGGTGgtaggtttttttttccaatttttattcTATATGTCGAATATTATTAATGCCTGTGATCAAATGTGGGGCTTAATCTTTATTATGCTTTTAGAACGCTGGGCATAAACAACGGGCATTCTCAGCAGTGCGGCGAACGCACGTTTCAAGCACAAGTATTTTATACCATCTGTCAACCACACCGTACTTCACGGCCACGGACTTGTCCCTTTCCACACAGTACATCGTACAAGAACCGTATCTTAATACTTACAAAAATACAGGCCCGTAGCTATATATACCCGTGCAACTCTTGCATATCCAATCACCAAATCAAAAGCACAGTGCACAACGCCACCAGTAGCAACCTATTGAAAGGCCTGATCGACCATGGTCAGCCCTAAAGCTTTTCTCCTCGCAATCCTCGGCTGTGCATTCTTATTCAGTGGTGCTCTCGCAGCTCGCGACCTGAGCGACGACTCAGCCATGGTGGCAAGGCACGAGCAATAGATGGCACAGTACAGCCGTGTCTACAAAGATGCTGCCGAGAAGGCTCGGCGGTTCGAGGTGTTCAAGGCCAATGTTAAGTTCATCGAGTCATTCTCAACGCCACTGGGAACCGCAAGTTCTGGCTTGGCGTCAACCAGTTCGCCGACCTCACCAACGATGAGTTCAGGGCCACCAAGACTAACAAGGGCTTCAAACCTAGCCCAGTGAAGGTCCCTACCGGATTTAGGTACGAGGATGTTAGCATTGATGCGCTTCCAGCGACCATCGACTGGAGAACCAAAGGTGCTGTGACTCCCATCAAGGATCAGGGACAGTGTGGTAAGTACATTTAATTAGAAGGATGATACACTTGTGTCAACACTATTTTTCTGCAACTAGTGTTTGATGGCATCCATACGTTGAAACATAATTAACCAATTGCAGGCTGCTGCTGGGCGTTCTCGGCTGTGGCCGCCACGGAGGGCATTGTGAAAATCAGCACCGGAAACCTCATCTCGCTCTCGGAGCAAGAGTTGGTGGATTGCGATGTCCATGGAGAGGATCAGGGATGTGAGGGTGGTTTGATGGACGACGCCTTCAAGTTCATCATCAAGAATGGTGGCCTAACCACCGAGTCCGCCTATCCTTACACAGCTGCGGATGGCAAGTGCAAGAGTGGATCGAACAGCGCTGCGACCATCAAGGGCTATGAAGATGTGCCGGCAAACAATGACGTAGCCCTCATGAAGGCTGTAGCTAACCAGCCTGTCTCGGTGGCCGTGGATGGAGGAGACATGACATTTCAGTTCTACTCCGGTGGTGTGATGACTGGCTCTTGCCGCACAGACTTGGATCATGGAATTGCAGCAATCGGTTATGGAAAGGCAAGTGATGGCACAAACTATTGGCTGATGAAGAACTCTTGGGGCACCACATAGGGTCAGAACGGTTACTTGAGAATGGAGAAGGATATTTCGGACAAGAGGGGTATGTGCGGCCTAGCCATGGAGCCTTCCTACCCCATGGAGTAGGTTTACCTTAGTATTTCTCAGATTCGTATGTATATAGACTTACGTCGAATAAAGATGGATGCTTCTTTGTCTCGTCATGTATATATAGTCTGTTCTTATTGTCAGTAAATTGTTATATATACAAATTCATCTACTATTTTAGGACATCTGTGCATTTCATGTGAAGACCATGTAAATATGTTGGATCTGTAATGATAATTAAATACACTACATGCTGGTTATTTTCCAATGTTGGTCACCTGTGCTTATGGACAACGTGCCTTGTCAGAATAAGGAACCTAACAAGCACATTGCTAATCTGCTATAGGCTTTCCTACGCTTTGAAAATCACCATCACTGATGAAATGAACTTTGGTGCTGTTTGGTGGTACGTGAAATGGTAATGCAAAtgcaaagggaatcagattgCGGCGTATCTTATTACATGATGGCAATTACGAATTTTATTTGGCTGCACAATGTAACGTCATTCGATACTGAAGGGATCGTGACACATTAAGAGGGGGTGAATTGGGTGTTTAAAAACTAAGACTTCAAACACATATAAAAGCTTATTgcaatttctatctagatgtgcactaggtttttctatatgttgctatctctatccaaaagagttttgcactaTAGGTTCCAATCCAATAAATTACATATAGCAATTTTAGGAAAGGTAAACGCGGAATGTaaagtgcaataagaaatgcggaaggtaaatgaggtagagaaggcaaactcccGGTACGGCGACACAACAATTTTTATCGAGATTGAACGCAAAGCTTTCCATTAGTCCTcattgttggagcccctctcaagGAAATGCCCAAGCAAGGGCATATGCTTCCTAGTCAAGTAACTCGTAGGATAGTCAATGAGTCTTCCCCACGTGCAAGTGGGTTTCTGCCTAAGGCCCTCCTAGATGCTTCTTGCcactcttcacttggtagagttTTGTCAAAATGCCCAAGAGCCTCTCCTCCCTTTCACAAGCACTACCGGCCACTACACTTACATAGTTGGAGGGTCTTgcaagacttacaagccccGGATTTACAACCATTGGTGCGTGGAAGCACCAATAAcaaggaggtgtgcaaacctttcaaaactctaggctaatccctaaagTAATGCGCTAATCtgcctaaactagcactaatcaataCCTAAATGTGTTAATCTTGTCTTGAGCACTTAGGTGAATAGAAAACTTGTGTATATCTGGAAACTaagcctatagcttctccaaAACTCTAACATAGACGAATTGGCCGGGCAATGGGGTATGAATAGCCTAAAGCcaagaaactagccgttgctcAAACTGTCACAAAAAACAGTGATCGCCGATTTATACTATAACCACTTCATGGCCATCACTGTACCATACTATGATCACTAATTGATCCCATGCAAAAAAACTCCATAGCCCAATTTGGGCTGAGCCTATCAAACCGATTCATCCTTTGCTCCCTTCATGGCTATCACCATATAATCCTATGATGAATGTTAACATTGAATCGAACTGATCACAGATTCATGAAATGCtcctgtcgtacatacatctatgggcctaccagaatgtttggacagtcttaaatATGGAGTTCGACACCGAGATGTATCTGACAGAGAGACTATGGTGCAGAACAGCGTAGTCTACGTgacaagacaggaactagtcgaggattaggaagaCTACTCATAgaaattagagtagaactcttcTAGTCATATCCAACTGGTATTCTTGTAACccaccgacctgtaaccctaccctcggcaatataagacaaggcagggaccccctccaaagcaattcaatccaaccaacacacatgacgtagggtattacgcaatctagcggctgAACtagtctaaatcatgtgtctgcatttaccttcgagttcctgatctcgacgagccccactgactaaaacactacctcgagcaacCCCCTCGGtgggttgccgggtctaaacaccgatagctggcgcgccaggtaggggcgctcGCTGTGAATGCGTtggcgaactcaatggcacaagtcatcatcaagccaatcgtcgcgtttgaagcaggcgcgacgttcatcttcgACTCCTGGGTTTACATCACAGACggcgctggaaatttccaccgccacattgcgtcgACCCCGGAGAAGAATCAGCaagccatgaagctccagcaccaaactctggaggatctcatcgagaattttggcgaattttaaatttctgacctagttagAGGCTgggggggacgagtccgagtacaactcaacttcttcCACCAGATGGATTAACTCGCACGAGCTGGCttataagccatcgtgcgaattgGATTGCAACCAGAGTTGACTCTCATTCGAACTCTTCAACGTGGCCACTGTTTATTAGGCAGCCCTGTCCAGATTACAGCCTGATAAACATATGATTGAGGACCCCGATTACTACTCAGACCTagatgaggagactcctttatcaagtccgcagcagggcctgatgatcacatcaactccccaaggcagattcatctactagcccaacatggAGCCACCTGCTCTTACCAAAGACAACAATtcgcgcctcatcgcctacctcgacaccctcCCGTACCAGAAGGGAACTCCTCTGTCGCCCACCTACGAGGAAGGTGAcaccacagaggtcatcacttcaagcttgggaagctactctccagagCGAGAACTATTCGCCCCCATTGCTAGACAAGAGGatgaaaaagaagagcaaagGGATAGAAACCCGTGACATGAACGTCACTCGGATGACGTCTCACAGGATGATCTCACTACTAATGTTGTCGGAGAAGAGActaaagctcaaagaactcaacAACGAGTAAGGAATGCCACAAGAGGAGAATACCGCCACCGCCTTGCAGTGGACCTACCAATAATGAACCTGGATAGTGCCTTTGAGGCAGTTCAAACACGTCACCATCATACTCCCCTCAACACCATCACGTCCATTAACCTCATCACCCGCGCAATGTCGtagaacaagtacactaggcaGTTAGTTGAACTGGTAGAACGCGCGTACGAACAACTCAATCAAAAGAATccgatacagtcagtccaacgCTCCCCATCCTAGcatagtcaacatggcagcagccatagaggccctccgtccagaccaagccaacttggaggcgccagaccaagccaagctacAGCAGAGGGTAGTTGGGCAGAAACCTTTGGAGGCCttggccaccgtggggctaacccagagcctgaacgccTAGTAGAAGACcttcgcaacaagatcaacgtCATACCATCATTGACGGACGGTGTcgcgagcgcgagcaagaagttaAACACCTAGGGGATGATTCTGACAGGTTCCCTACCTTCTCCATAAGTGCAAGGAGGATAATGCTACCTAAAAAATTCAAACCCCTAGTTATCACCATGTACGATGGCAAGTAGGActcagttcaatggctacggtgctactcgctgtcagtaATAGCGGCTGagggaaacgacgacaccaaagtcatctacttccacATCTCTATGGAGGTagcaccactcacatggcttgaatcattggacaagaactccattgactcgtggaaggacctcaaggtagcgttcaccaacaactacgcaggggcaatgcagtatcctggcaacaggatcgacttgtctcaggttaaacaacaagaaggcgagaccctgcggagTTACTGACATTGCTTCTTCgataagaaggccacaatcCTGGACATCATAGAGCATGACGTTATAGATTGATTCCAGAACGGCCTCCATGACCGCCGAGTGTTCCAGGACATCGGCAGAAGATGtcccgctgatgtcaaatctcacAAGATCATGGTGCAGGCgtgggctgatgaagaagacaaaggaGATTGAAAGGTTCAAATCCAATCGCAACaaaggccagaacaacaacaatcagcaCAATGcccaacgcaacgacaagaaccgcaacaatCGCCCttacaatgacaaccgaaataacttcTCGGGAGAtcacaaccgcaagcgaaaGCTAGCCAATACTATCACGGCAATGTCGCAGTCATCCAAGAAAAGGTGGCAACAAGAATAAAGATAAACCCTCGTTcaatgagctcctgaagaaatagtgcccatggcacccataccacaagcactctgcaaTAAATTGTTTTACCTTATGTAGAGTCATGACGGACCTCCTAGAGCCATCTAGaaccaaagacaagggcaaggccaaggaagacgaagatgatggtgacaatggcaaatttcagaacccatccaacaccgtcaacgtcatcttctgTGGAACctcgggtactgctactaagcggtcccataAGCTCgctcttcgagagataatgtccattgaacctacGATGCCAACATTCCTCAAATGGgctgaggtgccaattaccttctccaggaaagaccaatggactagtttctcagacccaggatggTATCCCCTCATTCTGGACCCAATTGTCGCTGGCtccagacttactaaagtactcatcaaaagcggtagcggtctcaatgtCCTATTCGCCAAGACACTAAAGAATATGGGCCTTGACATCAttgatatgctcaccccaacgaactctccattctatgggatcgtcccaggcaaggcagctgtaccccttggataggtggttttgctagttatctttgggaccaaagaacactaccggacataATACATCTGGTTTGAGATAGTGGATTTTGAAACAtcgtaccacgccatcctcggaagaccagcattagccaaattcatggccatcccacactacgtgtacttagttcTCAAGATGTCGgaacccaagggagtactctccctgcatggagacttgaagaggtcatatgactgcgacacagcagccgtggagctagcagcaactacataagtaccaaattcgatgatgcaagtcttcgctgcaTTCAAGAAGCTGTCCCCATCAGAACTTGAAATCCCAAAAAAGAACTCAGggacaaccaaggtcaagccagcaagtgaagtagacatcaaggccattgaccttgagactagtGATAGCTCCAAAACAGCCTTGATCAGCACaaggctggatcctaaataggaaagcgccctcgtcagcttcctccggaccaactgagacatcttcatgtggaaaccagcggacatgccgggggtgcctagggagCTGATCAAGCATTCACTCAATGTGAACCCAAAAGCTACACCTAAAAGACAACGCCTACGATGAttcacccaagacagaagggaaggcatcaagaaagagctagccaaactactcatggCGGGCTttataaaagaagtctatcatcca
The genomic region above belongs to Setaria italica strain Yugu1 chromosome VI, Setaria_italica_v2.0, whole genome shotgun sequence and contains:
- the LOC101765323 gene encoding uncharacterized protein LOC101765323, which encodes MEFQYRAGDERRSRSLPPTTPSTPAAPSTSGSGSADSHGGGGPAQSVGNPVMPSLSPATPPPPATAAADSADELRRQAEKARIRERILREEAEQWELELEVRREIREQLLRLSWPALGSSAAGSGAPVAPPPARIVTGNASLPVAAREAHPEANVAATSRVKRKSPDHAAASTVSAATRSKKQKITLTCMVCGISTNSEKAMQDHVNGKVHKRKATALLELPKPMTEPEPEAGHEARDGELAQSGDYTPTKLTMLTNTGALNEVMQMDGYLLCEVCNVRTADRVTMMCHLEGSKHISKGQNKGQASSKPPDQAAKEGVKGLSVPEADTSAVATADPETLVLELYGVSHTVRMLQGFLLCELCNVKAPSMNGIRHHLLGKKHKNKANASSDVSANVSTGGNAAAKVQLMDNDTAVIAAMAVQVEAPLAKSVEAKVGDDSELQVTTMASTKEDAATGDSTETHGDKEMKASASAAVAEENNFCRFDSLTMEVDNVCHPIQRVDGFLVCPCCNAKAPSEIIMRSHLTGKKHKHKMRLAVRNNKKDASVLSTGGDEVLGKSSKSMEANVEAESAPPIVTQAKNAAAMAPMGVDSPAEVKGIEPAEDGEITQVQSNSSNSVKAGEKAEPVPPLAVLQVKNAAAMVPMEVDDLAEVQPRIEPAEDGEITRVQNNTSKSMKADEEAESEPSMAAPTVKNIPAMAPMEVDGPAEVQPYVERIEDGEITEEAVGEHSADRANGSVAQAKESVETNDNAAPGKTIKIQVEGKVFTVLQQQNGGLSCQTCGVHGCNKDGMILHLYTRMHWDKANLAQKEKEAAATAVDDKDGNGGSAAGECSGGALTTTV